Proteins found in one Synechococcus sp. MU1643 genomic segment:
- a CDS encoding NAD(+) kinase has translation MPRIGLIVNDGKPLAVQTADTIQQRLEAAGHAVARASSSGGMVGFANPDQHLRLRGYSACVPKGFDQSMVLAIVLGGDGTVLSAARQTAPVGIPILTINTGHLGFLAEAYLDDLDRALDVVLTQQWTIEERSNLVVSVMRGDQRRWEALSLNEMALHREPLTSMCHFEIAIGRHAPVDIAADGVILSTPTGSTAYALSSGGPVITPDCPVLQLTPIAPHSLASRALVFSDREPVTVFPATPERLMMVVDGSAGCYVWPEDRVLIRRSDHPVRFVRLADHEFFQVLRNKLGWGLPHIAKPERE, from the coding sequence GTGCCCCGGATCGGACTGATCGTCAATGACGGCAAGCCGCTGGCTGTTCAGACTGCGGACACGATTCAGCAGCGCCTGGAGGCAGCCGGTCATGCCGTGGCTCGGGCCAGCAGCTCCGGGGGCATGGTGGGCTTTGCCAACCCTGATCAGCACCTGCGGCTGCGTGGCTATAGCGCCTGTGTGCCCAAGGGCTTCGATCAATCGATGGTGTTGGCCATCGTGCTGGGGGGTGACGGCACGGTGCTTTCCGCCGCGCGGCAGACCGCCCCTGTGGGGATTCCGATTCTCACGATCAACACCGGCCATCTGGGCTTCCTAGCCGAGGCCTATCTCGATGATCTGGATCGGGCCCTCGATGTGGTGCTCACCCAGCAATGGACGATCGAGGAACGCAGCAACCTTGTGGTGAGTGTGATGCGGGGCGATCAGCGCCGCTGGGAGGCGCTCTCCCTCAACGAAATGGCACTGCACCGTGAGCCGCTCACGAGCATGTGTCACTTCGAGATCGCCATCGGCCGCCACGCCCCGGTGGATATTGCTGCCGATGGCGTGATCCTCTCGACGCCGACGGGCTCGACGGCCTACGCCCTTAGCTCCGGTGGTCCGGTGATCACGCCGGATTGTCCGGTGCTGCAACTCACCCCGATCGCTCCCCATTCTCTGGCCTCCCGCGCCCTAGTGTTCAGCGACCGTGAGCCCGTCACGGTGTTTCCCGCCACACCGGAGCGCCTGATGATGGTGGTGGACGGCAGTGCTGGTTGCTATGTCTGGCCGGAAGATCGGGTGCTAATCCGTCGCAGCGACCATCCCGTGCGGTTTGTTCGTCTCGCCGACCATGAGTTTTTCCAGGTGCTGCGTAACAAGCTCGGATGGGGTCTTCCCCACATCGCCAAGCCCGAGCGGGAATGA